A part of Uloborus diversus isolate 005 chromosome 6, Udiv.v.3.1, whole genome shotgun sequence genomic DNA contains:
- the LOC129224391 gene encoding chondroitin sulfate synthase 1-like: MYKSSHIFRFIIGTILGFVITTQLRYLLLHQSCFISLNQVSDSQTTNSDEHAVQDIINISDISDEKRLIFIGVMTAQKYLDTRALAIHNTWGKTVPGKLIFFSSSSSKVNTSIPLVPLPNVDDSYPPQKKSFLMLKFMHDNFIDDFEWFMRADDDVYIRTSQLETFLRSVNSSKPQFIGQAGLGNKEEFGQLSLQADENFCMGGPGMIMSRDTLRLLIPHIRYCLKNLFSTHEDVEVGRCIRKFVGIPCTWSYEMQSIFYHSFSGEEMFTARLKTKEIHRAITLHPIKQPAFLYRMHSYFHSLNTQSLRYNSLLLYREILEMENILSEAKLFSNSNQLFHFNTSVLGMKPALNKFYPVNRDETLVWDFLSKSIYSLSSSNPKRRLESYQQVAVNDVVMEVMEIINKYSKQRGRVIDFKEILYGYVRENPLFGVDYILDMLLTYRKYRGKKMTVPVRRHAYLQKTFSQLEFKEENSQNNNFPYSDKTYVNIIVPLYGRSDNLKRFLTNVENICLKTQDKIRIAVILFDSDQEDAIESKMVFEELVRKYPTYDMHIIEAPGPFSRAMALEVGSKAFSLDALLFFVDVDIVLSSGVLERIRLNTIKGKRVYFPVVFSEYDPEYYDNDAELPLLSEERGYWRQFGYGIVSIYHSDLKQVGGFDTSIQGWGKEDVDLYSKVVRSNLTVLRAADPGIVHVFHPISCSPELEDLQYEMCWGSKLSSLASQKTLAKIILRNPQKYISIR; the protein is encoded by the exons atgtacaagtCTTCGCATATCTTTCGTTTCATTATCGGCACTATTTTAGGGTTTGTAATTACTACCCAGTTACGTTATTTACTACTGCATCAAAGTTGTTTTATATCCTTAAATCAGGTTTCTGATAGTCAAACTACAAATAGTGATGAACATGCAGTTCAAGATATTattaatatttcagatatatcTGATGAGAAAAGGTTAATTTTCATAGGAGTAATGACAGCTCAAAAATATTTAGATACCAGAGCACTTGCAATTCATAACACTTGGGGAAAAACTGTGCCTggaaaactaattttcttttcaagttcTTCCTCTAAAGTCAACACTTCTATCCCTTTGGTACCTTTGCCGAATGTCGATGATTCTTATCCACCTCAAAAGAAGTCATTTTTGATGTTGAAGTTCATGCACGATAATTTTATAGATGATTTTGAATGGTTTATGAGAGCAGATGACGATGTATATATCAGAACTTCACAGCTAGAAACTTTTTTGAGATCAGTTAATAGTAGCAAGCCACAATTCATTGGCCAAGCCGGGCTTGGAAACAAAGAAGAGTTTGGACAGCTCAGTTTGCAGGCAGATGAAAACTTCTGTATGGGAGGCCCAGGTATGATCATGAGCAGGGACACTTTACGACTCCTCATACCGCACATCAGATATTGTTTGAAGAATTTATTCTCAACCCATGAAGATGTAGAAGTTGGAAGATGCATCAGAAAATTTGTAGGCATACCTTGCACTTGGTCTTATGAG atgCAGAGTATTTTTTACCATAGTTTCAGTGGCGAAGAAATGTTTACAGCACgtttgaaaactaaagaaatacaTAGAGCAATAACATTACACCCAATCAAGCAGCCTGCTTTTCTTTATCGAATGCACAGCTATTTTCATAGCCTGAATACACAGAGCCTAAGGTATAACTCACTGCTTCTTTACCGTGAAATTCTAGAGATGGAAAACATTTTATCTGAAGCAAAGTTATTTAGCAACAGTAATCAATTATTTCATTTCAATACATCAGTATTAGGGATGAAGCCAGCGTTGAATAAATTTTATCCAGTCAACAGAGATGAAACCTTAGTTTGGGATTTTCTGAGCAAGAGCATATATTCTTTGTCTTCTTCAAATCCAAAAAGAAGATTAGAATCTTATCAACAGGTGGCAGTGAATGATGTAGTAATGGAGGTAATGGAAATAATAAACAAGTATTCTAAACAAAGGGGTCGCGTCAttgatttcaaagaaattttatatGGGTATGTGCGAGAAAACCCTCTCTTTGGTGTGGATTACATTTTAGATATGTTGCTTACGTATAGAAAATACAGAGGGAAAAAGATGACAGTTCCAGTTCGAAGACATGCATATCTTCAGAAAACATTTTCTCAGTtggaatttaaagaagaaaacagTCAAAACAACAACTTTCCATATTCTGATAAAACATATGTCAACATAATTGTACCCCTCTATGGCCGATCAGATAACTTAAAGCGTTTCTTAactaatgttgaaaatatttgtctAAAAACACAGGACAAAATTCGCATTGCAGTTATCCTTTTCGATTCGGATCAGGAAGATGCAATTGAAAGTAAGATGGTATTTGAAGAACTTGTAAGGAAGTATCCAACATATGATATGCATATAATTGAAGCACCAGGACCTTTTTCTCGTGCAATGGCTTTAGAAGTAGGTTCTAAAGCGTTTTCACTTGATGCACTGCTCTTCTTTGTTGATGTTGACATTGTCCTCAGCTCTGGGGTATTGGAAAGAATTCGATTAAACACCATAAAAGGGAAAAGAGTTTACTTTCCAGTCGTATTCAGTGAATATGATCCAGAGTACTATGATAATGATGCTGAACTGCCTCTGCTTTCGGAAGAGAGAGGGTATTGGCGACAATTCGGGTATGGCATTGTGAGCATCTATCATTCCGATTTGAAGCAAGTAGGTGGGTTCGATACTTCTATTCAAGGATGGGGGAAAGAAGATGTTGATTTATATTCAAAGGTAGTTCGAAGCAATTTAACTGTTCTTCGTGCTGCTGATCCGGGGATAGTCCATGTTTTCCATCCAATTTCATGCAGCCCTGAATTAGAAGACTTGCAGTATGAGATGTGTTGGGGAAGCAAATTATCTAGTTTAGCTTCTCAAAAGACATTAGCAAAGATAATATTGCGGAATCCCCAGAAGTACATAAGTATTAGATGA